From the Candidatus Nanopelagicus hibericus genome, the window GATTCCGCCGAAGCGTTCGAAATATTTACTCATTAACTCACTAGCCGAAACAGGGTCTATATCCAGTTGTTGGGCTAAACCAAATGAGGATAAACCATAAGCCAGTCCATATGACATTGCTTTAATGGTTCTGCGCATCTCGGCATCAACTTGTGAATGCGTAACGCCAAAGACCTGTGATGCAACTGTTGAATGCAGATCCTCTCCAGATTCAAATGCGGCAATTAATCCTTTGTCATCTGAGAAATGAGCCATGATTCGCATTTCAATCTGGCTGTAATCTGCAGTAAGCAGGTCGGTGAATGGAGATTGAGCAATAAAGCACTCCCTTATCTGTCTACCTTCATCGGTTCTAATTGGAATGTTTTGTAGGTTTGGATCTGTTGACGAAAGCCTTCCGGTTGCTGCCACAGTTTGCTGAAAATTAGTGTGTATGCGACCATCATTTTTAGTCGCAGTAATTAAGCCATCAATAGTCGTCAGTAATTTACTTGTTTCGCGTATTCGTAGTAAATGTTTTAAAAGTGGGTGCTTAGTTTTTGAAGCAAGCCATTCAAGGCTTTCAGCATCTGTAGTAAAACCGGTCTTAATCTTCTTAGTCTTAGGGAGTTTTAGTTCATCAAATAGAACTACCTGTAATTGCTTTGGCGATCCCACATTAAATTCATGCCCCGCTTGCTTATAAGCCATTTGAGTTTCATCGAGTACGATTTTTGCAAAATAATCTGATAAGGATTTTAGTTTCTTTGTGTCAACCGCTATCCCGTTAACCTCCATTTGTGAGAGCAAAATTAAAGTCGGCTGCTCTATATCCTGATACAACCCAGTCATCGCCTTTGAATTGAGTTCATTTCCCAGCTCTTTTTGCAATGAAAATATCCAAGCAGCACTTCTTGGATCAAAAGCTGAAAATAAACTCTCTCCGCTTGGAGAGATGCCTAAAATGCGCTCGGATAAACTATCCAAATCCAAATTTCTACTACCTGGGTTTACTAGATATGCAATCAGCTCAATATCAGAACATAATCCCTTTAGATTAAGATTTTTGATCGCAGATTTACCAGCATGCAAGATTTTTGGAAGATTTACATCACTTATCCAATCGCCCAATCTACTATTAGAAACATAGAGCACTTCAGTGGCATTTAGCGCAACGGCATAACCTTGTAATTTGCCTTCAATTAGATCAAATGAGATGGCAATCGGTTCAGTGTGTTTGCTTAATTGCTTGCTAAGTTGTTCATGATCAATCTCTTTCACAGTGATCTTGATATCCGGGATTTCGGCCTGACCTACTTGTGGTAATGATTTAATCCGTTCTTTTAATGCACGAATTTCCAATTTTTCGAAGAATTCACTCATTAAATTCACATCAAAGCCCTGCCAATCGAGCTCATCTATGGAA encodes:
- the polA gene encoding DNA polymerase I, which encodes MSNIKKRLLLIDGHSMAYRAFYALPVENFKTSSGQPTNAIYGFASMMINLIKEEKPTHIAVAFDVSRKTFRSEKFPEYKANRASTPDEFRSQISHINEMVNCFGIKQYELEGYEADDIIATFAKTAEKSNYEVLICTGDRDSFQLVNEKTTVLYPKKGVTEMARMTPEAVKEKYGLTPQQYPDFAALRGDPSDNLPSVPGVGEKTATKWISDYGSLEKLIENAAKISGKVGQSLRENIEVVKLNRELTHLLNDLQIVDSIDELDWQGFDVNLMSEFFEKLEIRALKERIKSLPQVGQAEIPDIKITVKEIDHEQLSKQLSKHTEPIAISFDLIEGKLQGYAVALNATEVLYVSNSRLGDWISDVNLPKILHAGKSAIKNLNLKGLCSDIELIAYLVNPGSRNLDLDSLSERILGISPSGESLFSAFDPRSAAWIFSLQKELGNELNSKAMTGLYQDIEQPTLILLSQMEVNGIAVDTKKLKSLSDYFAKIVLDETQMAYKQAGHEFNVGSPKQLQVVLFDELKLPKTKKIKTGFTTDAESLEWLASKTKHPLLKHLLRIRETSKLLTTIDGLITATKNDGRIHTNFQQTVAATGRLSSTDPNLQNIPIRTDEGRQIRECFIAQSPFTDLLTADYSQIEMRIMAHFSDDKGLIAAFESGEDLHSTVASQVFGVTHSQVDAEMRRTIKAMSYGLAYGLSSFGLAQQLDIDPVSASELMSKYFERFGGIRDYLKTVVSTARQKGYTETILGRRRYLPDLNHENRQRREIAERAALNAPIQGSAADIIKIAMINVDHEINLQNLKSRLLLQVHDELILEVSPGEKEVLERIVKDKMSNAYKLNVPLDVNIGFGKSWDLAAH